GCGATCGAGATGCCCTGCGCCAGCTGCGCAGGGTTGGCGCCGCCGCTGCTGCCGGCCGTCTGCGAACCGAAGATCTCGATCATGCCGATGACGGTGCCGAGCAGCCCCAGCAGCGGCGCGGCCGAGGCGATGGTGCCCAGCGCGCCGAGGTAGCGTTCGAGCCGATGGGCGGCAATGCGGCCAGCGGCTTCGGTGGCCGCGCGCAAGTCGTCGGCGGTGCTGTTGGGGCGGTCTGCCAGTACCCGAAAGCTCGCGGCCAGCACTTCGCCAAGCGCGGAGTTCTGTTCGAGCTGGCGAATCACGTCCGGCCCCGGCATGCTGCGTGCCGACACGGTGATGGCTTCGTCGAGCAGCTTGGGCGGCGCGACCTTGTCGGTGCGCAGGCTCATGGCGCGTTCGATGACCAGCGCCAATGCCAGAACCGAGCACAGCAGCAACGGCCAGATCGGCCAACCTGCCGCTTGTATGATGGAAAACAAGAAGATCCCCCGTGCCAGTGACGGCGGCGATTATGGCCCAGGGCTGTCACCGGCCCCCGCGGCCATCCACCAGACGCAGCCCACAGTTCGTGTGGATAACGTTGTGCGCAAGCCGGCTGGAAACTCCGCCATGCCGCACCAGTGCTTTCTCTCCACAGATCGATGAATTTTTCAGCAGCTACCGGCTCCGTTCCCGCACCCCGCGTCTGGGCCGTCGGCGCGCTTTGCCGGGCCATCGCCGATGCGCTCGACGCGCGCTTCAACCCGGTGTCGGTGCGCGGCGAGATCAGCGGTTTTTCGCGAGCGGCCAGCGGTCACTGCTACTTTTCGCTGAAGGACGCGACCGGCCAGATCCGCGGCGCGATGTTCCGCCGCGTGGCGCAGATGATCGACTTCTCGCCGCGCGACGGTGAGCTGGTCGAGGTGCGCGGCAGGCTGGGGGTGTACGAGGCGCGGGGCGACCTGCAGCTGATCGCGGAATCGATGTCGCGGGTGGGGCAGGGCGGGCTGTACGAGCAGTTCCTGCAGCGCAAGGCCAAGCTCGAAGCCGAGGGGCTTTTCGATGCGGAGCGCAAGCGGCCCCTGCCCTCGATGCCGCGCCACATCGGCGTGGTGACCTCGCTCGGCGCGGCGGCACTGCACGACGTACTGAGCGCGCTGGCGCGGCGTGCGCCGCATGTGTCGGTGACGGTGTCGCCAGCGTCGGTGCAGGGCGCGGGCGCGCCGGCCGAGCTGGTGGCGGCGCTGTCCGCGCTGGCGCATCGGCCTGCGCCGCCGGACCTGATCCTGCTGGTGCGCGGCGGTGGATCGATCGAAGACCTCTGGGCCTTCAACGACGAGGCGCTGGCCCGCGCCATCGCGGCGAGCCCGATTCCGGTGATCAGCGGCGTCGGTCACGAAACCGACTTCACCATCGCCGATTTCGTCGCCGACCTGCGCGCGCCCACGCCCACCGCCGCGGCCGAGCTCGCGGCGCCGCAGCACACCATGCTGTTGCGTACGCTCGACCTGGCCACCGAGGCCCTCGAAGCCGCCGTCATGCGCCGCCTAGACCGCCACGGCCAGCGGCTCGACACCCTGGCCGCGCGCCTGTCGCGGCCCTCGGCCATCGTCGCCACGCAGCGGCTGCGGCTGGAGCGCCATGGCCAGTCGATGGCGCATGCGGTGAGCGCACAGATCGCCCGCGCGCGCCGGGGTTGCGACAACGCCGAGGTGGCTCTGCCGGCAGCGGTGCGGTCCGGTATCGACCGCCAGCGACAGCGCCTGGAGCGGGCCGAGCTGCGGCTGCGCATGCTCGATCCCGGCCTGGTGCTGCAGCGTGGCTATGCCTTCCTGGAAGACGCCTTAGGCGGCACCGTCACCAGCGTCGGCCAGACCCACGCCGGCCAGCGGCTGCAGGCCACGCTCGCCGACGGCACCGTGGCGCTGACCGTCGATCCACCGCCTGCGAAGGATTGACGACGCTGCCTACAATCGTGGTTCCCCACAACGATCTCCCACAGAGGAAAACATGGAACACACGCTGCCGCCCCTGCCGTACGCGCTCGACGCACTCGAGCCGAACTACTCGAAGGAAACCCTCGAGTACCACTACGGCAAGCACCACAACGCCTACGTCGTGAACCTCAACAACCTGCAGAAGGGCACCGAGTTCGAGGCGATGACCCTGGAGGAAATCGTCAAGAAGTCGTCCGGCGGCATCTACAACAATTCCGCGCAGATCTGGAACCACACCTTCTTCTGGAACTGCATGGCTCCGGCCGGCGGCGGCGAGCCCTCGGGCGCACTGGCCGACGCTATTGCCGCCAAGTGGGGCAGCTACGCCGCGTTCAAGGAAGCCTTCGTGAAGTCGGCGGTCGGCAATTTCGGCTCGGGCTGGACCTGGCTGGTGAAGAAGACCGACGGCACCCTCGACATCGTCAACACCGGCGCCGCCGGCACGCCGCTGACCTCCGCCGACAAGGCCCTGCTGACCGTCGACGTCTGGGAACACGCCTACTACATCGACTACCGCAACCTGCGTCCGAAGTTCGTCGAGACCTTCCTGGACAAACTGGTCAACTGGAAGTTCGCCGAAGCCAACTTCGCCTGATCTCGCCAGATCGTTCGACGGCCTCGTGCCGCGAAGAAAGAAGCCAGCCCCCGTGGGCTGGCTTTTTTTTGGCCGTTCCGATCTGCACGCACGGCTTGCTTGATTCTTCTTCACGCCCCTGTCACAGACGGCGCATTCCAATGGCGCTCACCCCACCGGAGCGCCACCACATGAATAGCGACAAGACGCCGAGCAACGCATTCCCCGCCGCCGATCCCCGCGAAGCCGCCAATCGGGGCCGCCGGGACTTTCTCGACTTCCTGGTGAAGTCGTCGTCCAGCGCCGTGGCCCTGGCGGCCGCCGGCTCGCTCGCAGCCTGCGGCGGCAGCAACGATCCCGTGGTGGCCGCGCCCGCTCCCGCGCCCGTGCCACCGACGCCCGCGACCTTCGCCTTCGGCATCGCCAGCGGTGATCCATTGACCGACCGCGTCATCCTCTGGACCCACGCCAAGGTGCCCGACAGCACCGCCGACGTAGCACTGACCTGGCAGGTCGCCCGCGACGCCGCCTTCGCGCAGATCGTGGCGAGCGGCCAGGTGAGCGCCACCGCCGCGACCTCGTTCACCGCCAAGGTCGACGCCACGGGTCTGGCCGCCGGCAACGACTATTTCTACCGATTCATCGATGCCGCCGGCACCCGTTCCACCGTCGGCACCACGCGCACCCTGCCGGCGGCCGACGTGGCCTCGGTCCGCTTCGCGGTGTTCTCCTGCGCGCTCTACTCCGAAGGCTACTTCCACGCCTACGCCGATGCCGCGCAGTCCGACGCGCAATTCGCGGTGCACCTGGGCGACTACATCTACGAGTACGGCTCCGACCCGGCCAAATACGGCAACACCAGCGTACCCGGCAACCGGGTGGCCAGCCCGGCCAACGACATCGTGACGATGAACGACTACCGGACCCGCTACGCCTTGTACAAATCCGACCTGAACCTGCAGGCCGCGCACGCGCGCATGCCCTGGATCACCGTCTGGGACGATCACGAGTTCGCCAACAACAGCTACGTGGGCGGCGCCGAGAACCACGACCCGGCCACGCAGGGCGACTGGACCACGCGCAAGAACATCGCCGCGCAGGTCTATCACGAGTGGATGCCGATCCGCACGCCGGACACCCCCAACCTGCTGAAGATCTACCGCCGCTTCGACTTCGGCCGCCTGCTCACGCTGCACATGCTCGACACGCGCATCGAGGGCCGCGACCGCCAGTACGACAACTTCGGCGACACCGACGGCGGCATCGCCCGCTACCTGGCAGGCCTGACGCCCGGCACCGGCGGCGTGCTGCCCGATGCATCGCGCCGCATGATGAGCGCCGAGCAGCAGGCCTGGCTGACCTCGGGCATGAGCGCCTCCACCGCCACCTGGCAGGTGCTGGGCAACCAGACCATCATGGCGCGCATGTGGATTCCGACGTCGGTGCTCACCGGCATCGCGGGCGGCACGGCGACGGTCACTGCGGCCATCAACGACTACCTCACGGCCAAGGTGACCCGCGCCGCCGGCGGCACTGCCGCGCTGACGCCGACCCAGACCGCGCTGCTCGACCCGACCGTCAACCTGCGCCTGCCCTACAACCTCGATTCATGGGACGGCTACCCGGCGCAGCGCGAGGCGATCCTGCAGACCGTGAAGGCGCAGGCCAAGCGCCTGGTCACCATTTCCGGCGATTCGCACGACGGCTGGTTCACCAACGTGTCGACCCTGGCGGGCGAGAAGGTCGGCATCGAATTCGCCGGCACCTCGGTCAGCTCCACCGGTTTCGAATCGGCCGGCCTCGGCGGCACGGCCACTTTCATCGACGGCAGCGCGCTCGTGCCGCAACTCGGCACAGCGGCGATCGGTGCGGGCCTGGGCCTCATCGACGACGTGAACTACTGCGACACCACCCAGCGCGGCTACCTGCGCATGACGGTGACCGCGCAGCAGATCACGACGCAGTACGTCTTCGTCAGCAGCGTGAAGCTTCCCAACTACACCGCGACGGTCGGCAAGACCATCACCGTGCCGGCGACGAGCGGCGGCGTCGGCACGCCGGTCATCGCCTGAAGGCGCTCACCGGCCCGCTTCGAACGGCGCGCCGCCGAGCTTGGAACCCGCCTTGAAACCGCGATGCGCGAACCAGCCCTGGTTCATTTCCAGCACATAACGAACCGGCTTGGTCGAGCAGTGCGAATCGGTGGTTTCGGGCTTCATGTCGGCCAGATTGACGATGGTGCCGTCGTCCGCCACGAAGGCGGCGGTCAGCGGCAGCAAGGTGTTCTTCATCCAGAAGCACTGCACCGCCGGCACGCTGAACGCGAACAGCATGCCTTCTGCCTGCGGCATCTCGCGGCGGAACATCAGGCCGATCTCGCGGGCCTGCGGCGTGGCGGCGACCTGGGCGTCGATGCGGTACATGCCGATGGTCATGACGACGCGCGGCAGGTCGGTCTGCGGCGCGGGTTGCGCCAGCGCCGGAGCGGCTGCGGCCGAGATCAGGGCGGCGGCTGCGATCAGGCGTCGCGGGAGGGATGAGAGGATTTGCATCGCGGTGGCGCGCCTGGCGCGAGAAGCGGGTTGCCGAAGACGCGGCATTGTGGACCATGCAAAAGAAAAGCGCCCCGGAGGGCGCTTTGCCGTGAGCGACGCCTTTACTTGGCCGTCTTGTCCATGTGCTTCTTGTGCTTGGTGGCGGTGTGCTTTGCCTTGGGCGTGGTCGCCTTCATGTCGCCCTTGGTGCCTTCGCCCATGGGGGCGACGGCGTCGCCGGTGGTCTTGGCGCTCGGAGCTGCCGGCGCCTGTGCGAATGCGCCGGTGACCAGGAATCCGGCGACGAGCGTAGCTATCAGTTTTTTCATGTTGGAGTCCTGCAGTTTCTCTCGGGAAGGGCCGCCTTCCAAAAGCGGAAGGTCCCATCGCAACGCCGCCCGCGCCGGGCTGGTTGACAGGGCCGCTCGCCAAATTTTCAGACATAAAATTGCCGGCTGGGGCAGCGCCGCAGCCCCAGCTCTCCCGTCACCGAAAGCCATTTTTCCATGTCCTACCAGCACATCCAGGTGCCTGCCCAAGGCGAGAAGATCACGGTCAATGCCGACCAGACACTGAATGTGCCGGACGAGCCGATCATTCCCTTTATCGAGGGCGACGGCACCGGCGTGGACATCACCCCGGTCATGCAGAAGGTGGTCGACGCGGCGGTGGCCAAGGCCTACGACGGCAAGCGCCGCATCCACTGGATGGAGGTCTACGCCGGCGCCAAGGCCGCCAGGCTCTATGGCGAAACGGCGCTGCTGCCCGACGAAACCCTGGCGGCGGTGCGCGAGTACGTGGTGTCGATCAAGGGCCCGCTGGCGCTGCCGGCCAGCGGCGTCGGCTCGCTCAACATCGCCCTGCGCCAGAAGCTCGACCTCTACGTCTGCATCCGGCCGGTGCGCTGGTTCCCGGGCGTGCCCACGCCGCTGGCGGAGCCGGGCAAGACCGACATGACCATCTTCCGCGAGAACTCCGAAGACACCTACACCGGCATCGAGTTCGCCGCCGGCAGCGACAAGGCCCGCCGGCTCATCAAGATCCTGCAGGAAGATTTCGGGGTCAACAACATCCGCTTCCCGGAAACCTCGTCCATCGGCCTCAAGCCGGTATCGCGCGAAGGCACCGAACGCCTCATGCGCAAGGCGCTGCAATACGCCATCGACTACGACAAGCCCAGCGTCACCATCGTGCACAAGGGCAACGTCATGAAGCTCACCGAGGGCAGCTTCCGCGACTGGGCCTATGCGCTGGCCCAGCGCGAGTTCGGCGCCGAGCCGGTCGACGGCGAGCGCTGGATGCGCTTCAAGAACCCGGGCACCGGCCGCTACATCACCGTGAAGGACGCGCTGGCCGACGCCTTCCTGCAGCAGAGCCTGCTGCGGCCGGCCGAGTTCAGCGTGATCGCCACGCTCAACCTCAACGGCGATTACCTTTCCGACGCACTGTCCGCCCAGGTCGGCGGCGTCGGCATCGCGCCCGGCGGCAACATGAGCGACACCGTCGCCATGTTCGAGGCCACCCACGGCCCGGCGCCCAAGTACGCCGGCAAGGACTACGTGAACCCCGGCTCCGAGATCCTCGCGGCCCAGATGATGCTGCGCCACATGGGCTGGACCGAGGCCGCCGACCTGATCGTCGGCGCCATGGAAAAAGCCATCGAGAGCAAGCGGGTCACCTACGACTTCGCCCGCCTCATGGCTGGCGCGATCCAGGTCAGCTGTTCGGGCTTCGGGCAGGTGATGATCGACAACATGTAGCCCGCCATCGGCGCGGCCCGGCGCCTTCAGCGCGGCGAGTCGCCCATGCGGAATTCGTGTGTCGCTTCTTCCAGTTCCTTCATCAGGGCCGGCTCCAGCGTGAGGCTCGCCGCCGCGATGGTGGCGTCGAGCTGCTCGGGCTTGCTGGCGCCGAGCAGCGGCGCGGTGATCGCCGGTTGCGCCATCACCCAGGCCACCGCCAGGGTCGCCAGCGGGATGCCGGCTTCGTCGGCGATCTGCTCCAGCCGGCCCACCGCGTCGAAGACCCGGTCGTTCCAGTAACGGTCCTGGTAGCGGCCGGCGGCGGTGCCCAGCGTGAAGCGAGTGCCGGCGGCCGGCGCCGAGCCCTTGGCGTACTTGCCGGTCAGCATGCCGCCGGCCAGCGGGTTGTACGGAATCACCGCCAGGCCTTCTTCCACGCACAGCGGCAGCAGCTCGCGTTCGATCTCGCGAAACAGCAGGCTGTAGCGCGGCTGTACCGACACGAATTTCACCAGGCGAAGGGTTTCCGACCGGCCAATGGCGCGCGCCAGCCGCCACGCCAGGAAGTTGGACACGCCCACGTAGCGCGCCCGGCCCGAACGCACGATCACGTCCAGCGCCTCCAGCGTTTCGTCGAGCGGCGTGTTGGGGTCGTCCGAATGCAGCTGGTAGAGGTCGACGTAGTCGGTGTCCAGCCGGCGCAGCGAGGCGTCGATGGCGTCGAGCAGGTGCTTGCGCGATGCGCCCTGGTCCCAGGCCAGCGGGCCCATCACGCCCACGGCCTTGGTCGCCACGATGTTGCGTTGCCGGCGGCCCGGCGCGGCCTTGAGCCAGCGGCCGACAATTTCCTCGGTGCGGCCGGCGCTCTTCTGGTCACCGCCGAGCGGGTAGACGTCAGCCACATCCAGCAGGTTGATGCCGGCATCGGTCGCCTTGTCGAGGATGGTCTGCGCCACGGACTCCTCGGTCTGCAGGCCGAAGGTCATGGTGCCCAGGGCCAGGCGCGAAACGACGAGGCCGGTACGGCCGAAACGGATGCTGGGGACGGGCATGGGAGGGATTCCGATCAGGAGGGGTGACAGCGGCCGGCGCCGCAAAACGAAGTCTGCGACGATACGCGCCTATCGTTTTTCGCTCATCGCGGCTTACCCCAAAACACCATGATCGACCTGTATTACTGGACCACGCCGAACGGCCACAAGATCAGCATTTTTCTGGAGGAGGCCGGCCTGCCGTATCGCCTGCACACGGTGAACATCGGCAAGGGCGAGCAGTTCGCGCCCGAGTTTCTGCGGATCGCGCCGAACAACCGGATCCCGGCCCTCGTCGACGACGAACCCGCCGACGGTGGCGCGCCCCTGTCGATCTTCGAATCGGGCGCGATCTTGACTTACCTCGCCGAAAAGACCGGCCGTTTTATGCCGACCGACCTTCGGGGCCGGCAGGAGGTGTCGCAATGGTTGTTCTGGCAGATGGGCGGGCTGGGGCCGATGGCCGGGCAGAACCACCATTTCGGCACGTTCGCCCCGGAAAAGATTCCTTATGCGATCGAGCGCTATATTAAGGAAACCGCCCGGCTTTATGGCGTGCTCGATCGTCGTTTGGAAAGTCGCGATTATGTTGCCGGTGATTATTCGATCGCGGACATGGCGATTTATCCCTGGATCGTGCCCCACGAACGGCAGAAGCAAAATCTTGCTGATTTTCCGAATATCGAACGCTGGTTCACCAATATCCGGGCGCGGCCTGCGGTGCAGCGCGCCTACGCACTGGTGGAGCAGATCGCAGCGCGTGCCTGATCCATCGTGCCGCCCGCGGTGCTGATTATTCAGGCGGCGGCCATTGCCAAATGCCAGAAAATGCGGGCCGATGCGTCGTTTGTAATTCTTGGAACCCGGCCGGATTATCTTGGGGTGCTCCATAGAATGAGAAATTCATTTTCTCCATTTATGTGTGATTTTTGGCGCCGTATTTCCGACAAACTCCATTTTTTCTACGACAAATCTGGCCCGTCATCCTCGTCGGCGCCACGTTCGAACTGCTGACGCCCGCCGCGTTCGCCCAGCCGAGCGACCTGGACACACGCCAGCTCCAGCGTCAACAGGCGCGCGAGAAGGACCTCCGTGAAACCCTGCAGCCCGACGCCGGCAGGCCGCAGGCCGCTGCACCACCGTCTCCCGACCGGCTGTTGCCCAGCGACGAGACGCCATGCTGGCCCGTCGATCGCATCGAGCTCGAAAGCGCCATGGCCGACCGCTTCGACTGGCTGGTGGAGGCGGCGTCCGGCGACGAAGGTCACGACAGCCCGATAGCCCGCTGCCTCGGCGCCCAGGGTATCGACGTGGTCCTGCAGCGCCTGCAGCATGCGCTGGTGGCGCGGGGCCTGGTCACCACCCGGGCGCTGGTCGGTCCGCAGGCGCTGCGGGAGGGCGTGCTGCGGGTGACGGTGATTCCCGGGGTGGTCCACGAGGTGCGGCTCACCGACGACAGCAGTCCGCGTGCCGGGCTTTGGAACGGCTTGCCGATGCGGCCCGGTGAGCTGCTGCGCCTGCGCGACGTCGAGCAAGGCCTCGAAAACCTGCAACGGGTGCCTACGGCGCAGGCCGACATCCGCATCGAACCGACACATGACGGTGCCTCGCCGGGCAACAGCGACCTGCTGGTGCGCTACCAGCAGCGGCTGCCGCTGCGGCTCAACCTGTTGGCCGACGATGGCGGCACGCGGGCCACCGGCAAGCGGCAGGGCACGGCGACGATCTCCTACGACAACTGGTGGACGCTCAACGACCTGTTCTATCTCAGCCTGGGTCATGACCTCGGTGGCAGCGCCGGCCGGGGCACGCGCTCGGCCTCGGCGCACTATTCGGTGCCCTTCGACTACTGGCTGGCGGGGGTAACGGTAAGCCGCAACCGCTATTTCCAATCGGTGGCCGGCGCCAGCCAGACCTACCGCTACGGCGGCGAGAGCGAAACCGCCGAACTCCGCGCGAGCCGGGTGCTCTGGCGTGATGCGAAACGCAAGCTGAGCGCCTCGCTGCGCGGCTTTCACCGCAACTCGACCAGCTTCATCGACGACACCGAAATCGAGGTGCAGCACCGGGTGACCGCCGGTTGGGAGGCCGGCTTCTCGCATCGTGAATACGTCGGCGACGGCGTGATCGACGCGGCGCTGGCCTGGAAGCGCGGCACCGGCGCGTTCGGCGCGCAGCCGGCGCCCGAAGAGCCCTTCGGCGAAGGCATGTCACGCATGAAGGTGCTGACGGCCGACCTCGCCGTCACCAAGCCATGGACCTCGGCCGGCCAGCGCCTGCGCTACTCCGGCACCTGGCGCGGGCAATGGAACCGCACGCCGCTCACGCCGCAGGACCGTTTCGCCATCGGTGGCCGATACAGCGTGCGCGGCTTCGACGGCGAAAGCGCACTGCTGGCCGAGCGCGGCTGGTTCTGGCGCAACGACCTGGCGCTGGCGTTCGCCGGCGAGCAGCAGGTCTACCTGGGTGTGGATACCGGCCGGGTCGGCGGTACGTCGGCGCAATACCTGGTGGGCCGGTCGCTGACCGGTGCCGTGCTCGGCCTGCGGGGTGCGTGGCAAGCCGTGTCGTACGACGTATTCGTCGGCCGGCCGCTGGCGCGACCCCACGGCTTTCAGACGGCGGCGACGACGGCCGGGTTCAACCTGTCGGTCGGCTTCTGATCGCCCCGGCCGGCGGGGCAGGCCGGCCGGTCAGGCGATGTCGAAATGGTGCAGGCCGAACTGCCCGCTGCGGCGATCGTCGAAGAAGTGCCGCAAGGTGTCGCGCACCGTGTAAAAGGCGATGTCGTCCCAGGGAATCTCGTCTTCGCGGAACAGCCGGGCTTCCATGGTTTCGTGGCCCGGGTCGAACCGGTCGGACAGCAGTCGCGCACGGTAGAAGAAATGCACCTGGCCCACGCGCACCACGTTGATGACGGTGAACAGGGGCTGCATCTCGATCTGCGCACCGGCTTCCTCGTCGGTCTCGCGCGCGGCGCCCTGGGCGGTGGTTTCGCCGAGTTCCATGAAACCCGCCGGCAGCGTCCAGAAGCCGCGGCGCGGTTCGATGTTGCGCTTGCACAGCAGCACCCGGTCGTCGAGCCACGGCACCGTGCCCACCACGTTGAGCGGATTCTCGTAGTGGATGGTGCCGCAGGCCGGGCAGACGGCGCGCTCTCGCGTGTCGCCGTCGTCCGGAATGCGGTAGATGACGGCGGTTCCGCATTGGCGGCAGTGGCGTATGGGCGGGCGGTGGCTCATCGGGGCGCCGTCGCCCTCAGACCACTTGCAGCTTGAGCGTGCCGATGCCGGCCACGCCGCCTTCGAGCACGTCGCCCGCCACCACCGCGCCTACGCCTTCGGGCGTGCCCGAGTAGATGAGGTCGCCGGGCTGGAGCTCCCATGCGGCCGACAGAATCTCGATGGTTTCGGCGATGTTCCAGATCAACTTGGTGACATGGCTGCGCTGGCGGTCGGTGCCATTGACCTGCAGCCAGATCTCGGCGTTTTGCACGTCACCGGCCTGGGCGGCGGGCACGATGGGGCCGATGGGCGCGCTGTGGTCGAAACCCTTGCCGATGCTCCAGGAGCGGCCCTGCTTCTTCATCTCGTTCTGCAGGTCGCGGCGGGTCATGTCCAGGCCGACGGCATAGCCGAACACGTGCTGCAGAGCGTCGGCCTTGGCGATGTTCCTGCCGCCCTTGCCGATGGCCACCACGAGCTCGATCTCGTGGTGGAAGTTCTTGGTGAGGCTGGGGTAGGGCAGCGACCCGGTTTCGCCCTGCGCCACGACGACGACGGCGTCGGCCGGCTTCATGAAGAAGAAGGGCGGCTCGCGACCGGTGAAGCCCATCTCCTTGGCGTGGTCCTCGTAGTTGCGGCCGACGCAATAGATGCGGTGTACGGGAAACCGTTCCGGGCGGCCCACTACCGGCACGGCGGGCTGGGCGATGGGCGGAAAGACGTAAGACATGCGGGAGGTCTCCGAGGAAGCTCGTGACGACGAGCGGGCGTGTGCCGAAATTGAAAACGACCGGGTGGCGTCAGGCCTTGGCCGCGGTGGCGTCGAAATGCTCGACCG
The nucleotide sequence above comes from Xylophilus sp. GOD-11R. Encoded proteins:
- a CDS encoding MotA/TolQ/ExbB proton channel family protein; its protein translation is MFSIIQAAGWPIWPLLLCSVLALALVIERAMSLRTDKVAPPKLLDEAITVSARSMPGPDVIRQLEQNSALGEVLAASFRVLADRPNSTADDLRAATEAAGRIAAHRLERYLGALGTIASAAPLLGLLGTVIGMIEIFGSQTAGSSGGANPAQLAQGISIALYNTAFGLIVAIPSLICWRYFRGRVDAHLMTLELAAERFVRHLVQVRRL
- the xseA gene encoding exodeoxyribonuclease VII large subunit, with product MNFSAATGSVPAPRVWAVGALCRAIADALDARFNPVSVRGEISGFSRAASGHCYFSLKDATGQIRGAMFRRVAQMIDFSPRDGELVEVRGRLGVYEARGDLQLIAESMSRVGQGGLYEQFLQRKAKLEAEGLFDAERKRPLPSMPRHIGVVTSLGAAALHDVLSALARRAPHVSVTVSPASVQGAGAPAELVAALSALAHRPAPPDLILLVRGGGSIEDLWAFNDEALARAIAASPIPVISGVGHETDFTIADFVADLRAPTPTAAAELAAPQHTMLLRTLDLATEALEAAVMRRLDRHGQRLDTLAARLSRPSAIVATQRLRLERHGQSMAHAVSAQIARARRGCDNAEVALPAAVRSGIDRQRQRLERAELRLRMLDPGLVLQRGYAFLEDALGGTVTSVGQTHAGQRLQATLADGTVALTVDPPPAKD
- a CDS encoding glutathione S-transferase N-terminal domain-containing protein; protein product: MIDLYYWTTPNGHKISIFLEEAGLPYRLHTVNIGKGEQFAPEFLRIAPNNRIPALVDDEPADGGAPLSIFESGAILTYLAEKTGRFMPTDLRGRQEVSQWLFWQMGGLGPMAGQNHHFGTFAPEKIPYAIERYIKETARLYGVLDRRLESRDYVAGDYSIADMAIYPWIVPHERQKQNLADFPNIERWFTNIRARPAVQRAYALVEQIAARA
- a CDS encoding superoxide dismutase, translated to MEHTLPPLPYALDALEPNYSKETLEYHYGKHHNAYVVNLNNLQKGTEFEAMTLEEIVKKSSGGIYNNSAQIWNHTFFWNCMAPAGGGEPSGALADAIAAKWGSYAAFKEAFVKSAVGNFGSGWTWLVKKTDGTLDIVNTGAAGTPLTSADKALLTVDVWEHAYYIDYRNLRPKFVETFLDKLVNWKFAEANFA
- a CDS encoding ShlB/FhaC/HecB family hemolysin secretion/activation protein, which produces MAPYFRQTPFFLRQIWPVILVGATFELLTPAAFAQPSDLDTRQLQRQQAREKDLRETLQPDAGRPQAAAPPSPDRLLPSDETPCWPVDRIELESAMADRFDWLVEAASGDEGHDSPIARCLGAQGIDVVLQRLQHALVARGLVTTRALVGPQALREGVLRVTVIPGVVHEVRLTDDSSPRAGLWNGLPMRPGELLRLRDVEQGLENLQRVPTAQADIRIEPTHDGASPGNSDLLVRYQQRLPLRLNLLADDGGTRATGKRQGTATISYDNWWTLNDLFYLSLGHDLGGSAGRGTRSASAHYSVPFDYWLAGVTVSRNRYFQSVAGASQTYRYGGESETAELRASRVLWRDAKRKLSASLRGFHRNSTSFIDDTEIEVQHRVTAGWEAGFSHREYVGDGVIDAALAWKRGTGAFGAQPAPEEPFGEGMSRMKVLTADLAVTKPWTSAGQRLRYSGTWRGQWNRTPLTPQDRFAIGGRYSVRGFDGESALLAERGWFWRNDLALAFAGEQQVYLGVDTGRVGGTSAQYLVGRSLTGAVLGLRGAWQAVSYDVFVGRPLARPHGFQTAATTAGFNLSVGF
- the icd gene encoding NADP-dependent isocitrate dehydrogenase; this encodes MSYQHIQVPAQGEKITVNADQTLNVPDEPIIPFIEGDGTGVDITPVMQKVVDAAVAKAYDGKRRIHWMEVYAGAKAARLYGETALLPDETLAAVREYVVSIKGPLALPASGVGSLNIALRQKLDLYVCIRPVRWFPGVPTPLAEPGKTDMTIFRENSEDTYTGIEFAAGSDKARRLIKILQEDFGVNNIRFPETSSIGLKPVSREGTERLMRKALQYAIDYDKPSVTIVHKGNVMKLTEGSFRDWAYALAQREFGAEPVDGERWMRFKNPGTGRYITVKDALADAFLQQSLLRPAEFSVIATLNLNGDYLSDALSAQVGGVGIAPGGNMSDTVAMFEATHGPAPKYAGKDYVNPGSEILAAQMMLRHMGWTEAADLIVGAMEKAIESKRVTYDFARLMAGAIQVSCSGFGQVMIDNM
- a CDS encoding aldo/keto reductase encodes the protein MPVPSIRFGRTGLVVSRLALGTMTFGLQTEESVAQTILDKATDAGINLLDVADVYPLGGDQKSAGRTEEIVGRWLKAAPGRRQRNIVATKAVGVMGPLAWDQGASRKHLLDAIDASLRRLDTDYVDLYQLHSDDPNTPLDETLEALDVIVRSGRARYVGVSNFLAWRLARAIGRSETLRLVKFVSVQPRYSLLFREIERELLPLCVEEGLAVIPYNPLAGGMLTGKYAKGSAPAAGTRFTLGTAAGRYQDRYWNDRVFDAVGRLEQIADEAGIPLATLAVAWVMAQPAITAPLLGASKPEQLDATIAAASLTLEPALMKELEEATHEFRMGDSPR
- a CDS encoding alkaline phosphatase D family protein, producing MNSDKTPSNAFPAADPREAANRGRRDFLDFLVKSSSSAVALAAAGSLAACGGSNDPVVAAPAPAPVPPTPATFAFGIASGDPLTDRVILWTHAKVPDSTADVALTWQVARDAAFAQIVASGQVSATAATSFTAKVDATGLAAGNDYFYRFIDAAGTRSTVGTTRTLPAADVASVRFAVFSCALYSEGYFHAYADAAQSDAQFAVHLGDYIYEYGSDPAKYGNTSVPGNRVASPANDIVTMNDYRTRYALYKSDLNLQAAHARMPWITVWDDHEFANNSYVGGAENHDPATQGDWTTRKNIAAQVYHEWMPIRTPDTPNLLKIYRRFDFGRLLTLHMLDTRIEGRDRQYDNFGDTDGGIARYLAGLTPGTGGVLPDASRRMMSAEQQAWLTSGMSASTATWQVLGNQTIMARMWIPTSVLTGIAGGTATVTAAINDYLTAKVTRAAGGTAALTPTQTALLDPTVNLRLPYNLDSWDGYPAQREAILQTVKAQAKRLVTISGDSHDGWFTNVSTLAGEKVGIEFAGTSVSSTGFESAGLGGTATFIDGSALVPQLGTAAIGAGLGLIDDVNYCDTTQRGYLRMTVTAQQITTQYVFVSSVKLPNYTATVGKTITVPATSGGVGTPVIA
- a CDS encoding NUDIX hydrolase — protein: MSHRPPIRHCRQCGTAVIYRIPDDGDTRERAVCPACGTIHYENPLNVVGTVPWLDDRVLLCKRNIEPRRGFWTLPAGFMELGETTAQGAARETDEEAGAQIEMQPLFTVINVVRVGQVHFFYRARLLSDRFDPGHETMEARLFREDEIPWDDIAFYTVRDTLRHFFDDRRSGQFGLHHFDIA
- a CDS encoding DUF192 domain-containing protein, producing MQILSSLPRRLIAAAALISAAAAPALAQPAPQTDLPRVVMTIGMYRIDAQVAATPQAREIGLMFRREMPQAEGMLFAFSVPAVQCFWMKNTLLPLTAAFVADDGTIVNLADMKPETTDSHCSTKPVRYVLEMNQGWFAHRGFKAGSKLGGAPFEAGR